The following DNA comes from Musa acuminata AAA Group cultivar baxijiao chromosome BXJ1-4, Cavendish_Baxijiao_AAA, whole genome shotgun sequence.
attttatttatttctgaTGTAGAACTAATTGAGATATTATAATTTTGATCAAACCCGATGTATATAGGACTTAACTCTAGTTGCTCAATGGTGAATTTTATGACTATTCACAAGTAGTTCTTTCTTATAAGATTGACTTTGATATCAAGATATCATAACTTGTGTTTGATAGACTAATTGatctatcaattttgttaaacatAAATCATTAGTTAAAATACTTaagataaaattgataatattatatttatcaatAAGACTAGTCTTAATTTTATCTATTTTGGATGTGAAATTAATCTAATGTTACACCTCTTCCATGAGATTTTTTCTATTTAACTTCTTAGTGATGCATCCCATATGATCTTCAGAAACCTTATAAGCTTCATTAAATGTGATGCAAAATGAGCTACTTACAAACATAAATAGATAACTAAATTCCTATATATCATAAATGGACTTGCAAAATATATTACGACACAATTGTACCTCGAGTTGCAGCCCAGAACTTGACTTTAGATCTCTCTTTCCTTCTAGACATCCATCATTCTTCTAAGAAATTGATGTTGCGATCACCATTTCTTGTCTTTGATTCGCAGCAGCATTGAAGCCGAGTCGCCATACTTTCGTGATCTCTCGATCGTGCAGCCCAGAGTACGTGTCACAGGCTGACTCGATCTACATACGGTGTTTCCTGACGGCCCACCCCCATAAGAAGCCCCCGTTGTCTACGTCTTCGCACCGTATACCTGTCCACCATACCATACCGCGCACGTACTGTCGCAGAGTCAGTACACTCGGGACCAAGCAACGATCACTGCGCCCTCGGTTGATCAGGGCCGTCCATCTAGATGGACCCCTTAAAGTGGACGCTTTGATCTGGTGGAGACGACTGGGTGGGGATGGACAGCGTCATAAATGCTTACTGTACTTATACATGCCACTGGTAAAACTGGTGTCGAGAAGTATACCTCACAAGCTGGAGGAGATCCGGTGTTAGAAAACGCAGGCGGACGACTTACCCGCAGTGAAACTTGCCCGCACTGCTTTCCCGCATCGATGCGAGAGAGCGACGTGTCGAGGCCTCTGTTAAAGAAAAGCTGTCGGCTATCTCGCCCCCACCGCTTCTCTTCTCGTCCCCACCCCGCCTCATACGGTGGCGAGTACGCCCGCGCCGTATGTTTATACGTGTGCATGACGGCAGCCGTAGGTACACCGGTTCGGGGCCCGCGGTCCCGCCCTCGTCGCCGCCCCTTTCGGAACCGCCAGTCTCGATCTCCCACCTCTCCACTCCCGGCCACAGTATATGAACACGGAGAAGAAGAGCAGAGAACGGAACAGCGGAACAAGAAATAAAGAAAGTCCCGTAATCTCCTACGTACGCATCTTTCTGCACCCTCCTCGTTCTTCGTGCTCCTGTTCCCCGTTCCGTTGCCTTTCCCTGAAGTGCCGCGTGCCTGTGCTACACCTAATCCGCGGTGAGGTTACCGAGACAATTATGTGCCAGCCATGTCTACTCGGAAGCAGCTTGTTGAATTTTCTAGTTTGGCAAAGAAACATCATCATTCCACATGAATCTTCAAATATGGGAAGCTCGTAGCTACTACGAGTCAATGCATCTCTTTGGAGATAAAGGCTTTAAGACAGTTTTCAAGTTGTATTTTGTGTTAATGTGAGCAGAATTTTGATCCAATAGCATAAAATTATCCTCACCtttgatgagattctttttttgcTACGACTGAAGGTGACCGGACTCCCAACCCCCTTCTAATTTTTAAGTACGGTTATCATACGTTCGTTTCAGAGCGCGGCCGTTGAAACCGCCTCAAGAGAAAAAAACAAGAGAGAGATGATAAAGAAGGGACGAGAGAGGAAGAGCTCTTTGACCGCCATAGGTGAGCTCTAGATGACGCCGGTTGCCTCCTCTTAGCGCCTTCCCTTTCGTATTGTCCTCCCGGTTCGAGGCCTTCCGCGGTGGTTTCCCCCCATCCGACGTGTCCCCCAATCGCTCCCGAGAGCAGGGGTTTCGATCTGGCGGAACGGGTGAAGGAATCGAGAGGGATCGGTTCGATTTGTGGATTTCCGGTGGCATTCGGCGGGGGACTCGGCGAATTGGGCTGCGATCGGTTTGGTTTGGAGGGAGTCGATGGGACCAGCGCGGTGCTCCGGCGTCGGATCTGGGAATTCCGGGGCCTATACGACGGAAATTGCGGAATCCTTACGCTTCGAGGAGGAGATCCACAGCATTGTCCACCCCAGCTTGGACTCCTCCCCCGCGGCTGGCGGCTCCTTCACTGCGCTCCTCGGCCTCCCAGCCAACCAAGCCGTGGAGCTCCTCCACGAGACGGGCCCCAGTGAGGCCCCCGGCTCTGCCGCGGCCCCCTCCCCTACCGGTGAGCTGTGGCGGCTCCGCCTCGGCGAGCACGCCGCCGGCCCCCTCCACCTTCCGCTTGGCTGCTCTCCCACCTTCCCCTCCAACGCTGCCCTCGTGGAGCGCGCCGCGAGGTTCTCCGTCTTCGCCGCCGAGGATTCACCGGCGTTGAGCTCCGGCGGCGGCCCTTCGCCACGGCTCAAGGCGGAGCCCCTCGACTCCGATTCCCCCCCTCTCCTCCCTATCCCTACCGAGAAGACTCAGCGGCCGGCAAAAAGGAAGGAGTGCGAGAAGAGCAAGGTAAACCGGGAACCTCCCCTCTCCCAGTAAGGTAACCTCCTCTTGTAGCTGTGGGGATGATATAATTTCCTCCCTTGGGACGCAGGCGAAGGGACCCGCAAAGAAGAGCAAGAGCGCGGAGGAGACCACTGCCGCAGCAGCGAAGGAGACGGCGGCGGAGAACACCGATGGTGAGAAGCTCCCCTATGTTCACGTCCGTGCTCGCCGAGGCCAAGCCACCG
Coding sequences within:
- the LOC135659600 gene encoding transcription factor bHLH48-like is translated as MGPARCSGVGSGNSGAYTTEIAESLRFEEEIHSIVHPSLDSSPAAGGSFTALLGLPANQAVELLHETGPSEAPGSAAAPSPTGELWRLRLGEHAAGPLHLPLGCSPTFPSNAALVERAARFSVFAAEDSPALSSGGGPSPRLKAEPLDSDSPPLLPIPTEKTQRPAKRKECEKSKAKGPAKKSKSAEETTAAAAKETAAENTDGEKLPYVHVRARRGQATDSHSLAERARREKINARMKLLQELVPGCSKITGTALVLDEIINHVQSLQRQVEFLSMRLAAVNPRIDFGGLDSFLSAECGPLATANGRGGVALDPALWSSHPVTANGARWLPQPQIRHVDVWPTQQSSTAWTRDGPAHPHALLNPGASLVGYDPASSVLLNSNQLKTEL